A region from the Dinoroseobacter shibae DFL 12 = DSM 16493 genome encodes:
- a CDS encoding sugar transferase — MRGAGLDGHNPFYWQYRVGRNGRTFRLWKLRTMVPNADEKLEAYLEADPEARHEWDTRQKLKRDPRITRVGRLLRKSSADELPQLLNVLKGEMSLVGPRPMMEAQREMYPGKAYYRLRPGITGTWQISDRNDCSFRCRAQYDDLYEGNMSLRGDIRILRGTVTVVLRCTGY; from the coding sequence GTGCGTGGCGCTGGGCTGGATGGTCACAACCCCTTCTATTGGCAGTATCGTGTGGGCCGGAACGGCCGCACCTTCCGCCTCTGGAAGTTGCGGACCATGGTCCCGAATGCAGACGAAAAACTGGAAGCCTACCTGGAGGCTGACCCTGAGGCGCGGCATGAGTGGGACACGCGCCAGAAACTCAAGCGCGACCCTCGCATTACCAGAGTGGGTCGCCTGCTGCGGAAAAGCTCCGCTGATGAACTTCCCCAGCTCCTGAATGTACTCAAGGGTGAGATGTCCCTCGTAGGCCCGCGGCCAATGATGGAGGCCCAGCGCGAGATGTATCCCGGAAAGGCATATTATCGCCTGCGCCCCGGAATCACCGGCACTTGGCAGATTTCTGACCGAAACGATTGCAGTTTCCGCTGTCGTGCGCAGTACGACGATCTTTACGAAGGCAACATGTCCCTTCGCGGCGATATCCGGATTTTGCGGGGTACGGTCACAGTTGTTTTGCGCTGCACCGGTTACTAA
- a CDS encoding ExeA family protein: protein MSGLYSDYFGLTERPFKLLPDPDFLFWSKIHKRAYAVLEYGILSGAPITVLTGEVGAGKTTLLQRLLRSIDDTVTVGLISNAQGGRGELLQWVLNALSVTSDGNGDYVCLFQRLQDFLIHEYSEGRKVILIIDEAQNLSPEGLEELRMLTNINSNKDEILQLVLVGQPQLRKMIMHPDLQQFAQRVSAFYHIPPMDRDTMGEYVQHRMKHAGGSGHEFTDQALDRIYQASEGVPRLVNKLCDFALLYTATENRDVVTASAVDEVLSDGIFVGNFDQLGEAAE from the coding sequence ATGAGCGGATTGTATTCGGACTATTTCGGGCTGACGGAGAGGCCCTTCAAACTGCTGCCCGATCCTGACTTTCTGTTCTGGAGCAAGATCCACAAACGGGCTTATGCGGTGCTTGAGTACGGTATCTTGAGCGGCGCCCCGATCACGGTCCTGACCGGCGAAGTCGGGGCCGGCAAGACCACTCTGCTGCAGCGCCTTCTGCGTTCCATCGACGATACGGTGACTGTCGGCCTGATTTCAAATGCACAAGGCGGTCGTGGCGAGCTGCTTCAATGGGTTCTTAACGCCTTGTCGGTTACCAGCGACGGCAACGGAGATTATGTGTGCCTGTTTCAACGGCTTCAGGACTTTCTGATCCACGAGTACAGTGAAGGCCGCAAGGTCATACTGATCATTGATGAAGCGCAAAACCTGTCGCCGGAGGGTCTGGAAGAACTGCGGATGCTGACAAACATCAACTCGAACAAGGATGAAATCCTTCAACTCGTACTTGTCGGACAGCCGCAACTTCGCAAGATGATCATGCATCCCGACCTGCAGCAGTTCGCGCAGCGTGTGTCGGCCTTCTATCACATTCCTCCGATGGACCGGGACACTATGGGCGAGTATGTACAGCACCGCATGAAGCATGCCGGGGGATCCGGGCATGAGTTCACCGACCAGGCCCTCGACCGAATATACCAAGCAAGCGAGGGCGTTCCTCGCCTCGTGAACAAGCTGTGCGATTTTGCTTTGCTCTATACGGCAACCGAGAACCGGGACGTAGTGACAGCCAGTGCGGTGGATGAAGTCTTGTCAGACGGCATCTTCGTCGGGAATTTCGACCAACTTGGCGAGGCAGCGGAATAA
- a CDS encoding GumC family protein, with amino-acid sequence MFDMRYYTSVLLRRSPLLIVVTGVCAVLSVLVARELPAKYEASARLLVESAQIPDQLAMSTATTGAQEQLEIIQQRLLTRANLLDIANRFEVFPDIRSMSPDEVVRSMRSNTRINLTSGRDRATLMTISFTDDRPVTTSDVVNEYITLIQREDSRLRTSRASETEQFFKQEVDRLAVQLDEKSAAIRQFRSENSDALPETFEFRLERLAGLQERSTAFTRDLLILKEQRQQLKEALDGLRTGLPEDATEELSQEEEKLVDLRRELVEAMETAGETAPRVRILQSRIAQVERVIQSLGGITAIENPTQTLQAQIEQINAQIGFLEEQLGTTQSQIEDVEATLDLTPGISVSLESLQRDYQNVQEQYNSAVERLAIAQTSERIELASRGQRIIVLEQAATPTDPSSMPPLLVAAGGTIGGFFLALGLAILLEVMSKTIRRPSDLTKGLGIVPLATLPYVKTSREIVFERVAKVAIILVIVTGIPAMLYAVHMLYLPLDLLADRILTRIGV; translated from the coding sequence ATGTTCGATATGCGGTACTACACATCCGTCTTGTTGCGCCGCTCGCCGTTACTGATCGTGGTCACCGGCGTCTGCGCAGTGTTATCTGTACTAGTCGCTCGTGAGTTACCCGCAAAATACGAAGCCTCGGCAAGACTGTTGGTCGAATCGGCCCAGATCCCGGATCAGCTGGCGATGTCGACAGCAACTACCGGCGCGCAGGAGCAGCTGGAAATCATCCAGCAAAGGCTGCTGACGCGGGCCAATCTGCTCGATATAGCAAACCGGTTCGAAGTGTTTCCCGACATTAGGTCGATGAGCCCGGATGAAGTCGTCCGTAGCATGCGGAGCAACACGCGCATAAACCTGACATCCGGTCGTGATCGCGCGACACTCATGACGATCTCCTTCACCGATGATCGTCCTGTGACGACGTCGGACGTTGTGAATGAGTACATCACTCTGATCCAGCGTGAAGATAGCCGCCTCAGAACCAGCCGCGCGTCGGAGACCGAGCAGTTCTTCAAACAGGAAGTCGATCGGCTCGCCGTTCAACTTGACGAGAAAAGTGCCGCGATTCGACAGTTCCGCTCCGAAAACTCCGATGCTCTCCCCGAAACGTTTGAGTTTCGGCTTGAACGGTTAGCGGGTTTGCAGGAGCGATCCACAGCCTTCACCAGGGACCTACTCATCCTAAAAGAACAGCGTCAGCAACTCAAAGAAGCTTTGGACGGTTTGCGGACCGGGTTGCCCGAAGACGCCACGGAAGAGCTTTCTCAAGAAGAAGAAAAGCTCGTGGATCTCAGACGAGAGCTTGTGGAGGCAATGGAAACTGCGGGCGAAACCGCACCGCGGGTTCGAATTCTGCAATCCCGGATCGCCCAGGTCGAGCGGGTCATTCAGTCGCTCGGCGGCATCACGGCGATCGAGAACCCGACCCAGACTCTTCAGGCGCAGATTGAACAGATCAACGCGCAGATCGGGTTCTTGGAGGAGCAGCTTGGCACCACCCAATCCCAAATTGAAGACGTGGAAGCCACGCTCGATCTGACACCTGGCATCTCGGTGTCTTTGGAGTCCTTGCAACGGGACTACCAAAACGTTCAGGAACAGTACAACTCCGCGGTAGAGCGACTGGCGATTGCGCAAACCAGTGAGCGTATAGAATTGGCATCACGCGGCCAGCGCATCATCGTTCTCGAACAGGCTGCGACACCGACTGACCCGTCGAGCATGCCACCACTTCTTGTCGCTGCCGGAGGTACCATCGGCGGTTTCTTTCTGGCTCTGGGGTTGGCAATCCTCCTGGAGGTCATGAGCAAGACGATCCGCCGACCTAGCGACCTGACCAAAGGTCTTGGCATTGTGCCGCTGGCGACACTCCCTTACGTCAAGACGAGCCGTGAGATCGTTTTTGAACGGGTGGCCAAAGTTGCAATTATTCTCGTGATCGTCACCGGCATTCCGGCGATGCTCTACGCGGTCCATATGCTTTATCTGCCTTTGGATCTGCTCGCCGACAGGATCCTGACGCGCATTGGTGTCTGA
- a CDS encoding tyrosine-protein kinase family protein: MEKLQAALDKARERREGSVPPSGLSSQRPSQRAPLEDRWKALKPIHTDPKILRKNRVFFKDSQNSEAASFDVLRTKVLLQMEKNGWTRMAVTSAGSRAGKSTVCCNLASSIARQQSIRAIFMDLDMRNPSMAKKLGVETDGTVADMMTGSISFEEHASRLGPNVALAMNARPVKDPSDVFLDDATGNFLRRLEQEYQPNLMVFDVPPIFVSDDATAIFSHVDCVLIVVDAERSTIPDLDRCEKEVADHANVLGMVLNKCRFPEAGYGYGYGYGKKS, from the coding sequence ATGGAAAAGCTACAAGCCGCCCTGGATAAGGCACGTGAACGTCGCGAAGGTTCCGTTCCGCCGTCAGGACTGTCCTCACAACGCCCGTCACAACGCGCGCCGCTCGAGGATCGGTGGAAGGCGTTGAAACCGATCCACACGGATCCCAAAATTCTGAGAAAAAACAGGGTTTTCTTCAAGGATTCCCAAAACAGCGAGGCCGCGAGTTTCGACGTTCTCAGGACCAAGGTTCTCCTTCAGATGGAGAAGAACGGCTGGACTCGCATGGCTGTAACCTCCGCAGGTAGCCGCGCAGGCAAAAGCACGGTCTGCTGCAATCTTGCAAGTTCCATCGCTCGCCAGCAATCCATTCGAGCCATCTTCATGGATCTCGACATGAGAAACCCGTCCATGGCCAAGAAACTCGGCGTCGAGACTGATGGCACTGTTGCAGATATGATGACCGGGAGCATCAGCTTTGAAGAGCATGCAAGTCGGCTTGGGCCGAATGTTGCACTCGCCATGAATGCACGCCCCGTGAAGGATCCGTCTGATGTGTTCCTCGACGACGCAACAGGCAACTTCCTGCGACGGCTCGAGCAGGAATATCAACCGAACCTCATGGTATTCGACGTGCCCCCGATTTTTGTCAGTGACGATGCGACGGCGATTTTTTCTCATGTCGACTGCGTGTTGATCGTGGTCGATGCGGAACGCAGCACGATACCGGATCTGGACCGCTGCGAAAAGGAAGTTGCGGATCACGCCAATGTACTGGGCATGGTGCTCAACAAATGCCGCTTTCCAGAAGCCGGTTATGGCTATGGTTACGGCTACGGGAAAAAGAGCTAG
- a CDS encoding metallophosphoesterase family protein: MWSLFRRKSAAPEVLPPPVPEGLTYVVGDIHGRLDLLEHALELIQADRGSAAASLVFLGDYVDRGPDSAGVLNRLFKLRIADVEVICLMGNHERMMLDFLDDPDRRGDRWLRNGGTETLASFAPARADPRKGQSRLEALRDSFLDTIEPELLYWMRSLPLSWRSGSLGCVHAITDPAQAWEAQDEDILLWGRPSPALIPRSDGIWVAHGHTIVDQSEAVCGHIALDTGAYRTGRLSVLRCDDRGIKFFSATAP, translated from the coding sequence GTGTGGTCTCTCTTCCGACGCAAATCAGCTGCACCTGAAGTACTGCCCCCTCCGGTGCCCGAAGGTCTGACCTATGTTGTGGGTGATATCCATGGTCGCCTTGATCTGCTCGAACATGCGCTCGAGCTGATCCAAGCCGACCGCGGATCGGCAGCAGCTTCGCTGGTTTTTCTAGGGGACTACGTCGACCGCGGTCCGGATAGTGCGGGTGTTCTCAACCGGCTCTTCAAGCTGCGGATCGCCGATGTGGAGGTTATCTGTCTGATGGGTAACCATGAGCGGATGATGTTGGATTTTCTAGATGACCCGGATCGCAGGGGGGATCGCTGGCTCAGGAATGGTGGGACTGAGACACTAGCAAGTTTTGCGCCCGCAAGGGCGGACCCGCGGAAGGGCCAGTCGCGGCTTGAGGCACTGCGCGACAGTTTCCTCGACACGATCGAGCCGGAGCTTCTCTATTGGATGCGGTCGTTGCCCCTGTCGTGGCGCTCGGGGTCGTTGGGCTGTGTGCATGCCATTACCGATCCTGCGCAAGCCTGGGAGGCACAAGACGAGGACATACTGCTCTGGGGGCGCCCCTCTCCCGCTCTCATACCCCGGTCCGATGGGATTTGGGTAGCACATGGTCATACGATCGTTGACCAAAGCGAGGCTGTCTGCGGTCATATTGCACTGGATACCGGTGCTTATCGAACGGGTCGTCTATCTGTCCTGCGATGCGATGATCGCGGGATTAAGTTTTTCAGCGCGACTGCGCCCTAG
- a CDS encoding N-acyl homoserine lactonase family protein, translating into MSGVWEVYAIKYAERNARVRGDSFLFDPRHDVPHAMDYFMWLLRRGPETILVDTGYDMDEGERRARPIRTDPAEALAPLGVSPDSIEQVIVTHLHYDHAGGLHLFPNATLHMQAAEMAYATGPCMCHDVIRMPYTADHICTAIKRLYAGKVVFHDGDAEIAEGVTVHKIGGHSRGLQAVRVRTEAGWLCLASDAAHYYENAFARKAFPLVVDLEDMMNGFARLEALASRRELIVPGHDPLVFSHYPDIGCETILRLDHGPSRSLKV; encoded by the coding sequence ATGAGCGGTGTTTGGGAGGTCTATGCGATCAAGTATGCAGAGCGAAACGCCCGTGTACGTGGCGATAGCTTTCTGTTCGATCCCCGCCACGACGTTCCCCATGCGATGGATTACTTCATGTGGCTTCTGCGCCGAGGGCCTGAGACGATCCTTGTCGATACGGGGTACGACATGGACGAAGGCGAACGGCGCGCGCGCCCCATACGCACCGATCCGGCCGAGGCGCTGGCACCTCTCGGCGTGAGCCCTGACAGCATCGAGCAGGTCATTGTCACACATCTGCATTACGATCATGCTGGGGGCCTCCACCTGTTCCCGAATGCAACGCTGCATATGCAGGCTGCGGAAATGGCCTACGCTACGGGCCCCTGCATGTGCCACGACGTGATCCGCATGCCCTATACCGCTGATCACATCTGCACTGCGATCAAAAGGCTTTATGCCGGGAAGGTGGTTTTTCATGATGGCGATGCGGAGATTGCGGAGGGTGTGACCGTCCACAAGATCGGGGGACACTCACGCGGGCTGCAGGCGGTGCGGGTGCGCACCGAGGCGGGTTGGCTGTGCCTTGCATCGGATGCGGCGCACTACTACGAAAATGCGTTCGCGCGCAAAGCGTTTCCCCTGGTCGTGGACCTCGAAGACATGATGAATGGATTCGCGCGGCTCGAAGCGCTTGCAAGTCGGCGGGAGCTCATCGTGCCCGGGCATGATCCGCTTGTGTTCTCGCATTACCCGGATATCGGGTGCGAAACGATTTTGCGTCTCGACCATGGCCCTTCGCGATCCCTGAAGGTCTGA
- a CDS encoding putative quinol monooxygenase codes for MFAVTVTFTLIPGGAEAFMPLMLANARKTLADEPGCLRFDVCTDPAHPDEVFLYEIYYNREAFDRHLDAAHFQSFDAATAHLVWAKDVRTYAQVQT; via the coding sequence ATGTTCGCTGTCACTGTCACCTTCACGCTCATCCCCGGTGGTGCAGAGGCTTTCATGCCCCTGATGCTCGCCAACGCACGCAAGACGTTGGCCGATGAGCCCGGCTGCTTGCGTTTCGACGTCTGTACCGATCCGGCTCATCCCGACGAGGTCTTTCTCTATGAGATCTACTACAACCGGGAGGCATTCGATCGACATCTGGACGCGGCGCATTTTCAATCCTTTGACGCGGCAACCGCACATCTTGTCTGGGCCAAGGACGTCCGGACCTATGCACAGGTGCAGACATGA
- a CDS encoding isocitrate/isopropylmalate dehydrogenase family protein gives MQSFSITVFDGDGIGPEIMAPTLGLLRKLAGTAATYDLNFDSHPMGAGHYAQTGQALPRASLDAARASDAILLSAMGLPDIRYPDGTEITPQIDIRIALDLYAGVRPVRIVPGHPTPLHAPGPVDFVLIRESTEGLFHTKGKGTVTKDHATETLQITRDTSEKLFRFAFALAAQRKASGRGEGRVTCVDKANVFRAFAFFREIFDAEAARHPDLIADHAYVDAMALWMVTRPQTFDVMVTENMFGDILSDLGAGLMGGLGLAPSADIGDDNAVFQPCHGTAPDIAGRGIANPLAMILSAAMMLDWLALRGQNAELATDGQRLREAVEAVLTEGRVLTRDLGGNASTEEAAAAVAAKL, from the coding sequence ATGCAAAGTTTTTCGATTACGGTTTTCGACGGGGACGGTATCGGCCCCGAGATCATGGCGCCGACGCTAGGGCTTTTGCGCAAGCTGGCCGGGACTGCAGCGACCTATGATCTGAACTTCGACAGCCATCCTATGGGCGCGGGTCACTATGCGCAAACAGGCCAGGCACTGCCACGGGCGTCTCTAGACGCTGCGCGCGCCTCAGATGCGATCCTGCTGTCCGCGATGGGGTTGCCTGACATCCGCTATCCGGACGGCACAGAAATCACACCGCAGATCGATATTCGGATCGCCCTGGATCTTTATGCCGGTGTGCGTCCGGTACGGATCGTGCCGGGGCATCCGACGCCGCTGCATGCACCGGGGCCTGTGGACTTCGTGTTGATCCGGGAAAGCACAGAGGGCCTGTTTCATACCAAGGGCAAGGGCACCGTGACCAAAGACCATGCCACCGAGACCTTGCAGATCACGCGCGATACATCTGAAAAACTCTTTCGCTTCGCCTTCGCGCTTGCTGCACAACGCAAGGCTTCCGGGCGAGGGGAAGGGCGCGTCACCTGCGTGGACAAGGCCAACGTGTTCCGGGCCTTCGCGTTCTTTCGCGAGATCTTCGATGCAGAGGCTGCGCGACACCCGGATCTGATCGCAGATCACGCCTATGTGGATGCGATGGCGCTATGGATGGTGACCCGCCCCCAGACATTCGACGTGATGGTCACCGAAAACATGTTCGGTGATATCCTCAGTGACCTCGGCGCGGGGCTGATGGGGGGACTTGGCCTGGCCCCCTCTGCGGATATCGGGGACGACAACGCGGTGTTTCAGCCCTGCCACGGGACTGCACCCGATATTGCCGGGCGCGGGATCGCCAACCCCTTGGCCATGATCCTCTCGGCGGCGATGATGTTGGACTGGCTGGCCTTGCGCGGGCAGAATGCGGAACTTGCCACAGATGGGCAGCGCCTGCGCGAAGCGGTCGAAGCGGTCCTGACGGAAGGGCGTGTGCTGACCCGGGATCTCGGCGGGAACGCCAGCACCGAGGAGGCTGCCGCAGCTGTGGCGGCCAAGCTATGA
- a CDS encoding Gfo/Idh/MocA family protein → MTVRVACLGAGYFAQFHYDAWARVQGAQLVGAADADLARAMATGLAPFSDLPEMLTKTVPDVLDIITPPETHADAVRTALANGVRTIICQKPFAETLDTGRALTAEAEAAGATLLIHDNFRFQPWYRAIRAAIDAGTIGEPRQLTFRFRTGDGRGPDAYLARQPYFQTAPRLLVRETAVHWIDTFRYLLGEPSGVYGDLRRENPVIAGEDAGLILFDYPSGARALFDGNRLLDHKTPNGRLTFGEALLEGTDATLSLHGDGSVTLRAFGATEETTLLAARQYKGFAGDCVHALNQHVVAALRDEGSFENRARDYLRVHEIEEAVYASAAEGRRIAL, encoded by the coding sequence ATGACAGTGCGTGTAGCCTGCCTTGGGGCCGGGTATTTCGCGCAATTCCACTACGACGCCTGGGCCCGCGTGCAGGGCGCGCAACTGGTCGGCGCTGCAGATGCAGACCTGGCGCGCGCAATGGCCACAGGGCTGGCGCCCTTTTCCGACCTTCCAGAAATGCTTACCAAGACGGTGCCCGATGTGCTCGACATCATCACCCCGCCCGAAACCCACGCCGACGCCGTGCGTACAGCACTCGCCAATGGCGTCCGGACAATCATCTGCCAGAAGCCTTTTGCCGAGACCCTCGACACCGGACGCGCCCTCACGGCGGAAGCCGAAGCTGCCGGGGCGACCTTGCTGATCCATGACAATTTCCGCTTCCAGCCCTGGTATCGGGCGATTCGCGCCGCGATTGATGCGGGGACGATCGGCGAACCGCGGCAGTTGACCTTCCGCTTCCGTACTGGCGACGGCCGGGGGCCTGACGCCTACCTCGCGCGGCAGCCTTATTTCCAGACGGCTCCGCGCCTTCTCGTTCGGGAAACGGCGGTCCACTGGATCGACACGTTTCGCTATCTGCTAGGGGAACCCAGCGGGGTTTATGGCGATCTGCGCCGGGAGAACCCGGTGATTGCCGGCGAGGATGCCGGACTCATCCTTTTCGACTACCCATCGGGCGCTCGGGCCCTCTTCGATGGCAACCGCCTGCTGGACCACAAGACCCCGAACGGTCGGCTGACCTTCGGCGAGGCGCTGCTGGAGGGCACGGATGCTACGCTGAGCCTCCATGGGGACGGGTCTGTCACACTTCGTGCCTTTGGCGCGACCGAAGAGACAACACTCCTGGCCGCGCGACAGTACAAGGGATTTGCGGGCGACTGCGTCCATGCCTTGAACCAGCATGTGGTCGCGGCCCTGCGCGATGAAGGGTCTTTCGAGAACCGCGCGCGCGACTACCTGCGCGTACACGAAATCGAAGAAGCCGTGTACGCATCCGCGGCCGAGGGACGCCGCATCGCGCTCTGA
- a CDS encoding TRAP transporter large permease — protein sequence MFLLEALGQFMTLNEFAVLAMFLVFIYLLFRGIPVAYALVGVSLIFALVAEIFLDPNRAAFRDIIEFDRTGIDYQRLQVLSGRLFGNIVKNPVLVALPMFIFMGLMLDQSGVAQRMMHSMQKLFGGLRGGLSLTVMLIGIILAASTGVIGASVTLLGVMALPAMMQQNYSKPIATGTIASAGTLGILIPPSIMLVIMSDQLAISLGDLFMGALFPGLILGALYIIFIIAYGLINPKAMPAPPQTDEVGWDVVKDVLLAVVPPMFLILLVLGSIFAGFATPTEASGLGALGATLLALANGRLNFKVLKEVSRSTLNTSGYIVGIFLAANFFALVLRRYGGDEIIQGYVLSTFSDPYMIVLFILFIIFLLGFLLDWIEITIIIMPLMLPIIVGLDLAVPGFDQVRDPAVVWFAILVAVTLQTSFLTPPVGFALFYLKGVCPPGVSLGHIYKGIIPFVMLQLLGLFIVFQFPALTTWLPAIAYAD from the coding sequence ATGTTTCTTCTGGAAGCACTGGGTCAGTTCATGACCCTGAACGAGTTTGCCGTTTTGGCAATGTTCCTCGTGTTCATCTACCTGCTCTTTCGCGGCATACCGGTGGCTTACGCCCTCGTAGGGGTCAGCCTGATCTTTGCGCTGGTGGCCGAGATCTTCCTGGACCCCAACCGGGCCGCGTTCCGGGACATCATCGAGTTCGACCGCACCGGTATCGACTATCAACGCTTGCAGGTGCTCTCCGGGCGGCTCTTTGGCAACATCGTCAAGAACCCGGTCCTTGTGGCTCTGCCGATGTTCATCTTCATGGGGCTCATGTTGGACCAGTCCGGCGTGGCACAGCGGATGATGCACTCCATGCAGAAGCTGTTCGGTGGCCTGCGGGGCGGTCTGTCCCTGACGGTGATGCTGATCGGTATCATCCTTGCAGCGTCGACCGGGGTGATCGGCGCGTCCGTGACCCTGCTTGGCGTCATGGCGCTGCCTGCGATGATGCAGCAGAACTACTCCAAGCCGATCGCGACGGGGACCATCGCCTCAGCAGGTACACTTGGCATTCTGATTCCGCCATCGATCATGCTGGTGATCATGTCGGACCAGTTGGCGATCAGCCTCGGTGATCTGTTCATGGGCGCTCTGTTCCCGGGGCTGATCCTCGGAGCGCTGTATATCATCTTCATCATCGCCTACGGCCTGATCAATCCCAAGGCGATGCCTGCTCCACCCCAGACCGACGAGGTCGGCTGGGACGTGGTCAAGGACGTGCTGTTGGCGGTCGTGCCGCCGATGTTCCTTATCCTTCTGGTCCTCGGGTCGATCTTCGCGGGCTTCGCCACACCGACCGAAGCCTCGGGCCTCGGAGCGCTGGGCGCGACTTTGCTGGCGCTGGCCAATGGTCGACTGAACTTCAAGGTTCTGAAGGAGGTGAGCCGCTCCACCCTCAATACGTCGGGTTACATCGTCGGAATCTTCCTTGCGGCCAACTTCTTCGCGCTCGTACTGCGTCGCTACGGCGGGGACGAGATCATTCAGGGCTATGTGCTGTCGACCTTCAGCGACCCGTACATGATCGTTCTGTTCATCCTATTCATCATCTTTCTGCTTGGCTTCCTGCTGGACTGGATCGAGATCACGATCATCATCATGCCGTTGATGTTGCCGATCATCGTGGGCCTGGACCTGGCGGTGCCGGGCTTCGACCAGGTGCGGGATCCGGCGGTTGTGTGGTTTGCGATCCTCGTGGCGGTCACCTTGCAGACGAGCTTCCTGACGCCACCTGTGGGCTTCGCGCTCTTCTATTTGAAGGGTGTCTGTCCGCCGGGTGTGAGCCTAGGGCACATCTACAAGGGGATCATCCCCTTCGTGATGCTGCAGCTCCTGGGCTTGTTCATCGTCTTCCAGTTCCCTGCGCTGACCACCTGGCTACCGGCCATTGCCTACGCGGATTAG
- a CDS encoding TRAP transporter small permease subunit, translating into MEPVEEIIKLSDPGEVGREEHNRGDRVIVQISNVMAWLFPILMVAIVAQVFLRGSGMNQAWLDDLQWWLYGSAVLVGIGYAVTNNAHVRVDILFDNFGSDKKNRIEIFGLVWLFLPFIILCWDVTLPYAIASVSANEGSDSPNGLHNLWMLKVFMNVSFAFIGIAIWSAYVRFLNKMTEPVLWKQLLFAFPSTMFLINLVVYYSIWWALRLTTPADVTNREIGRHPIFDELQVGVEEIPYTIIITVIVTFIVIGLAYARDRAREARY; encoded by the coding sequence ATGGAACCCGTCGAAGAAATCATCAAGCTCTCTGATCCGGGGGAGGTCGGTCGCGAAGAACATAATCGCGGCGACCGGGTCATCGTGCAAATCTCGAATGTGATGGCGTGGCTGTTCCCGATCCTGATGGTCGCCATTGTTGCACAGGTCTTCCTGCGTGGTTCGGGTATGAACCAGGCATGGCTCGACGATCTGCAATGGTGGCTTTACGGCTCTGCGGTCCTGGTCGGGATCGGATATGCGGTGACGAACAACGCCCATGTTCGGGTCGACATCCTCTTCGACAATTTCGGCTCGGACAAGAAGAACCGGATCGAAATCTTCGGCCTGGTTTGGTTGTTCCTGCCGTTCATCATCCTGTGCTGGGATGTCACTCTGCCCTACGCCATCGCGTCGGTCAGCGCGAATGAAGGATCCGACAGTCCCAACGGGCTCCATAACCTTTGGATGCTCAAGGTGTTCATGAACGTCTCGTTCGCGTTCATCGGTATTGCGATCTGGTCGGCTTATGTGCGCTTTCTCAACAAGATGACGGAACCCGTGCTGTGGAAGCAGCTCCTATTCGCGTTTCCATCCACGATGTTCCTGATCAACCTGGTGGTCTACTATTCGATCTGGTGGGCCCTGCGGCTGACGACGCCTGCGGATGTGACCAATCGCGAGATCGGCCGTCACCCGATTTTCGATGAATTGCAGGTCGGGGTCGAAGAGATCCCCTACACGATCATCATCACCGTCATTGTGACGTTCATCGTGATCGGTCTCGCCTATGCGCGCGATCGTGCTCGCGAAGCGAGGTACTAA